The Ahaetulla prasina isolate Xishuangbanna chromosome 4, ASM2864084v1, whole genome shotgun sequence genome has a window encoding:
- the LOC131196926 gene encoding uncharacterized protein LOC131196926 → MLTRNILSPKRKVQSRTLVKLHELRGASQDNPGFVWRSYSYSLLFLFWVCLDCPPAPILSPDPPEPLYLVGENITFWCSIPNLPLQGWRGYQFSHIRENEKETSIKDLDWHEGNVSLVLTATREVSGLYKCRYLEWKYERNISSKWSRQVSIVVRDPLPPPVLKLHPSSESLGILTILCLSSESNNTKRFHFSQDGVEMTFSNEEPLRSSRDSGLLTLNMSVAFLYAKDNESLQLACRYEENINGRWIMSPWSQTLNIPVEPVWSKDFAFIWSYARMAIPFIILLVPFAFYCWKKKSNVEITYSCTQDSFTPSSPEPTRKNHLTQEKTGETLYQNLLFQPRKKQQNHPIAAKRVSLGPVPY, encoded by the exons ATGCTAACGAGGAACATTTTATCTCCCAAGAG GAAAGTCCAATCTAGAACTCTAGTGAAGTTACATGAGTTGAGGGGCGCCAGTCAAGATAATCCTGGGTTTGTCTGGAGGTCATATTCatattcccttctttttcttttctgggtCTGCCTAGATTGTCCACCAGCTCCCATCCTTTCTCCAGATCCTCCAGAACCCTTGTATCTGGTTGGGGAGAACATTACCTTCTGGTGCTCAATTCCCAACCTCCCTCTTCAAGGCTGGAGAGGCTACCAGTTTTCCCACATAAGGGAAAATGAGAAGGAGACCTCTATAAAAGATCTGGATTGGCATGAAGGCAACGTCTCCCTGGTCCTCACAGCCACAAGGGAAGTTTCTGGATTATATAAATGCCGGTACCTAGAATGGAAATATGAGAGAAACATCTCTTCCAAGTGGAGTCGTCAGGTCTCAATTGTGGTGAGAG ATCCTCTGCCTCCCCCAGTGTTGAAGTTGCACCCTTCTTCTGAATCCCTGGGGATCCTGACCATCCTGTGTTTGTCCAGCGAGAGCAACAACACCAAAAGGTTCCATTTCTCCCAGGATGGTGTGGAGATGACCTTCAGCAATGAAGAGCCTCTGAggagcagcagagactctgggcTTCTTACTCTAAATATGTCGGTAGCTTTCCTATATGCCAAAGACAACGAAAGTCTTCAACTTGCTTGCAGATATGAGGAAAACATCAATGGCCGTTGGATCATGTCTCCTTGGAGCCAGACGCTGAATATCCCAG TTGAACCAGTTTGGAGCAAAGATTTCGCTTTTATTTGGAGTTATGCCCGGATGGCGATTCCTTTTATAATCCTGCTGGTTCCGTTTGCCTTTTATTGCTGGAAGAAGAAGAGCA ATGTTGAGATCACATACAGTTGTACCCAGGACTCCTTCACTCCATCTTCTCCTGAACCAACAAGGAAGAACCATCTTACACAAGAAAAAACAGGGGAGACATTGTACCAGAACCTTCTCTTTCAACCCAGAAAAAAGCAGCAAAATCACCCAATTGCAGCAAAACGTGTCTCTCTTGGTCCAGTCCCTTATTAG